The genomic DNA TTTATTTGCTTATGATATTTATAAAtgcatatactatatatttttctctactttctTCATAAAGTGTGTACACTCATTAAAGACTAGACGAAAAAAGAGGTTATTGTCGATTTCATTGTCGCACTTTGATATTATAACCTCTTTGATAAGATGAGGTGTATGGACTATATGGCTGCTTAAAATCCAATCTTTTTATAAtggtttaatgatttttaattttatttttataataaaaataaataaaaacaaaaagtaaattacatgAAATGTCAAATGTATTTTAAGAGGTAAGAACGAtgacaaaaaatgtaaattaggAGGAGAACGTAAATGGCAAATTATAGTGCCTTATTTGACTTGGACGTAAAACCGATGTGGACCAATTTCATTATAGaacaataatattattgatatcaaTTTAGTATTCACACTCTCGCTCGTGTCATgtcattttcataaatatacaTGTTATATATCACCAAgcaattaaatacatatatcacgtttttctgtttaattggttatatatttacatatccCATTGATATACACTGATCAGTACTGTTCACATTAAACACTACTTGGCACTATATATACTtggtatatattttaattatgaaaaacaaTCCAGTTACAATATAAGAACAATAAATTCAAGAGCCCAATAGATGTAATGTAAGAAAGCTGTGTTACATATACTTTTTATCTGGAGCCAATTCAACATTATTAAATCATAAATTCTAACCTAACAATAGTCCACGATATACTACTATCAAATAATCATAAGTTTTTCTACTATTCGTCTAGGTATGCAAAACATTCATTATCGTGTCTATTAGCATGCAAATTATATGTTTCTCGTACgttaaacctaaaaaaacaatgattattagtatttttatcttttttttttgcaaaaagtAAGTTATTTTGCAAAATCGAGACGTCGCTACATCAAGTTGGAATTTTCTTTTCGCAAAGAAAAGTTTTGTATCACCACCATACATGGTACATGTAAATTCTAACATATCAATATATCACTATAGCAGTTTAAATACTAGAGATATTTTTATACAAATGTAAGTGTGaagaagagtgaaaaaaaataaaaatgatgagGAAGAGAGAAGGTGGGGAATGAGCAGAAGCACGTGGGGTTGGTGATTCGCTTTGCACGCTGGCGAATAGCCCTTAGCACCATTTTTTACcccaaaatacaaattacaaaaaaaaaacaaagaaaaacatcagcaaaattaataataatatttttgtatcaaCAAAATCCCTAcctagaatataaaatatatattaaagaagaaagaacttaacataaaacaagaaaaacaaagaaaagttgTAAAGTAGATCACTCTGCTTtcttttgttactctcttttaatctttgaatgattGGTGAAGAGGGTTTTCTGGGAAATTTGCCTTAGCTACTACTAGCTAGAGAAAACATACACAAAGATATCTTAAGTGAGTGTTTGGTTCATATCCAagtgaatattttctttttttttttcccttctggTTTATGCATGGGAATTGACGAACATGCTTGTTATGGTGTGTGAGTTTCGTTTGTTATCTTTTTGTGATTGATGGAACTTTGGGTGGGTTGTGATGTGTAGGATTATCTAAGTTtctatcttctttatctctctttttttcttatattgcattgattttgattctttttgtttgtatgtcCATATCAGATTGGGTATAAGGAATTTGATTGAATGGACATGAACTTTAGTTTTGGTGGCCTCagtttttttctgggtttatattttttttttctttttttcccttttttctatatatctaACTAAAACCACTCACGACAATGACACAATCtctttagaataaaaaaaaaaaaatctgacttttttttcctccaagAAACAAAACTCTCAGACAACattttgatctgttttttgTCTGAACTTGCAGACAGGAGAGATTTGTCGGACCTGTTCTTCTTCAAGGTTTTGTGTCTTAGCAAAAGAAACCCTTTTTGGAGCTTCTCCATTATGCATAACAATTTCTGAAGATTTCAAGCTAATTACTATCGTAAATCAGCTATGAAGTTTATGAAACTTGGATCTCGTCCTGACACTTTCTACACTTCAGAGGATTTAAGGtaaaatagtaacaaaaattagtaaaatcttttggttatatatgttaagtaaaaagctgaaaatttgttgctttgttACTTGCAGATGTGTGTCTTNCTCTCttttaatctttgaatgattGGTGAAGAGGGTTTTCTGGGAAATTTGCCTTAGCTACTACTAGCTAGAGAAAACATACACAAAGATATCTTAAGTGAGTGTTTGGTTCATATCCAagtgaatattttctttttttttttcccttctggTTTATGCATGGGAATTGACGAACATGCTTGTTATGGTGTGTGAGTTTCGTTTGTTATCTTTTTGTGATTGATGGAACTTTGGGTGGGTTGTGATGTGTAGGATTATCTAAGTTtctatcttctttatctctctttttttcttatattgcattgattttgattctttttgtttgtatgtcCATATCAGATTGGGTATAAGGAATTTGATTGAATGGACATGAACTTTAGTTTTGGTGGCCTCagtttttttctgggtttatattttttttttctttttttcccttttttctatatatctaACTAAAACCACTCACGACAATGACACAATCtctttagaataaaaaaaaaaaaatctgacttttttttcctccaagAAACAAAACTCTCAGACAACattttgatctgttttttgTCTGAACTTGCAGACAGGAGAGATTTGTCGGACCTGTTCTTCTTCAAGGTTTTGTGTCTTAGCAAAAGAAACCCTTTTTGGAGCTTCTCCATTATGCATAACAATTTCTGAAGATTTCAAGCTAATTACTATCGTAAATCAGCTATGAAGTTTATGAAACTTGGATCTCGTCCTGACACTTTCTACACTTCAGAGGATTTAAGGtaaaatagtaacaaaaattagtaaaatcttttggttatatatgttaagtaaaaagctgaaaatttgttgctttgttACTTGCAGATGTGTGTCTTCTGAAGTTTCCAGTGATTTTACAATTGAAGTGTCAGGAAGCAGATATCTTCTTCACAAGGTAATAACTAAacctttcttgttcttgttcttgttcttgttcttgttcttgttcttgttcttgttcttggagATAGTTATTTCAATATTCTTCTCCTTGTCTACAGTTTCCACTACTCTCCAAATGCTTAAGGCTTCAGAGAATGTGCTCTGAATCTCCAGAATCCATCATCCAACTTCCAGAGTTCCCAGGAGGAGTGGAGGCTTTTGAGCTCTGTGCCAAGTTCTGCTACGGAATAACGATAACGATCAGTGCTTACAACATCGTAGCAGCGAGATGTGCAGCAGAGTATCTTCAGATGTCAGAGGAAGTGGAGAAAGGTAACTTGGTGTACAAGCTTGAAGTCTTCTTGAACTCTTGTACCCTTAATGGATGGAGAGACTCCATAGTCACACTTCAGACCACAAAGGCATTTCCTCTGTGGTCTGAAGATCTAGCCATCACCAGTAGGTGCATTGAAGCTATAGCCTCTAAGGTCTTGTCTCATCCATCCAAAGTGTCTCTCTCACATAGTCATTCAAGGAGGGTTAGGGATGATGACATGTCCTCTAACAGAGCCGCTGTTTTGAGCAGAGGATGGTGGGCTGAAGATATCGCGGAGTTAGGGATAGATCTTTATTGGAGGACTATGATTGCTATTAAATCTGGTGGCAAGGTAAAGGCAAGTCTTATAGGTGATGCCCTTAGAGTTTACGCTTCTAAATGGCTTCCTACTttacaaagaaacaagaaactagTCGGTAAGAAAACGGATTCTGACTCAGATTCGGATACGGATACTTCATCGAAGAATaggttgttgttggaatccattATTAGCTTGCTTCCTGCTGAGAAAGGCGCGGTTTCTTGCAGTTTCTTGCTTAAACTCTTGAAAGCAGCAAATATCTTAAACGCATCAACTTCTTCCAAAATGGAACTAGCGAGAAGAGTAGCTCTTCAGCTAGAAGAAGCAACGGTTAGCGATTTGTTAATACCTCCGATGTCATACAAATCAGAAATGTTATACGATGTGGACATTGTCGCGACTATCTTGGAACAGTTTATGGTCCAAGGACAGGCTAGTCCACCAACAAGCCCTATAAGAGGTAAAAAGGGAATGAtggatagaagaagaagatctcgtTCGGCTGAGAATATTGATCTTGAGTTCCAAGAGAGTAGGAGATCATCCTCTGCCTCTCATAGCTCAAAGCTTAAGGTAGCTAAGCTTGTGGATGGATATCTCCAACAGATTGCTAGAGACGTGAATCTACCGCTCTCGAAGTTTGTTACGTTAGCTGAGAGTGTCCCTGAGTTCTCAAGACTTGATCATGATGATCTCTACAGAGCCATTGACATATATCTCAAGGTTCAGTTCTTATCCTTGTACCATATACTAAACGAATGATCTTGCGATTTTTATCTAATTGATGTGTGTCACTGTTGTTTGCAGGCTCACAAGAATTTGAATAAATCAGAAAGGAAGAGAGTTTGTAGAGTATTGGACTGCAAGAAACTGTCAATGGAAGCGTGTATGCACGCGGCGCAGAACGAGATGCTTCCATTGAGAGTAGTGGTCCAAGTCCTCTTCTACGAGCAGGCACGAGCCGCTGCAGCAACGA from Camelina sativa cultivar DH55 chromosome 7, Cs, whole genome shotgun sequence includes the following:
- the LOC104701409 gene encoding BTB/POZ domain-containing protein At1g67900-like isoform X2, which codes for MKFMKLGSRPDTFYTSEDLRCVSSEVSSDFTIEVSGSRYLLHKFPLLSKCLRLQRMCSESPESIIQLPEFPGGVEAFELCAKFCYGITITISAYNIVAARCAAEYLQMSEEVEKGNLVYKLEVFLNSCTLNGWRDSIVTLQTTKAFPLWSEDLAITSRCIEAIASKVLSHPSKVSLSHSHSRRVRDDDMSSNRAAVLSRGWWAEDIAELGIDLYWRTMIAIKSGGKVKASLIGDALRVYASKWLPTLQRNKKLVGKKTDSDSDSDTDTSSKNRLLLESIISLLPAEKGAVSCSFLLKLLKAANILNASTSSKMELARRVALQLEEATVSDLLIPPMSYKSEMLYDVDIVATILEQFMVQGQASPPTSPIRGKKGMMDRRRRSRSAENIDLEFQESRRSSSASHSSKLKVAKLVDGYLQQIARDVNLPLSKFVTLAESVPEFSRLDHDDLYRAIDIYLKAHKNLNKSERKRVCRVLDCKKLSMEACMHAAQNEMLPLRVVVQVLFYEQARAAAATNNGEGKMTELPSNIKALLAAHNIDPSNPNAAAFSTTTSMAAPDDQWSVSGLKSPKSKLSGTLRSKLAEDEEVDERFMNQDGGRTPSRFKAFCAIPGRPKKMFSKFLSINRNSNVKN